A single genomic interval of Rosistilla ulvae harbors:
- a CDS encoding potassium channel family protein, which yields MSDSTSMRKMLVGLTFLSITCVAAVLGFIAAGWSVVDSIYMVVITIFGVGYGEVHPIDSTGMKVFTAFIIIAGCSSGIYVVGGFVQMVAEGEFYRALGARRMSKGIEQTSNHVIICGFGRVGRNLAEELRSLDQPFVCIDEKPDRIVQAEELGYLVVTGNAGEEETLIKAGIHRAAYLATVLPEDAANVFITLTARELTQELQIIARGESESTQRKLVRSGANHVVMPEAIGAARIANMISCPTADSLISDASQRNRLNNDLKALGLAIREVRVEGASAVAGGKIADLNLHDGMTLIVAILSTDGRIRRNPDTNEPILPGDILYVMSSQEKTLAVIRQVQAQRAELTYRGSRVQS from the coding sequence ATGAGCGACAGCACTTCGATGCGGAAGATGCTGGTCGGGTTGACGTTCCTGTCGATCACTTGCGTCGCGGCGGTACTTGGTTTCATCGCGGCGGGATGGTCGGTCGTCGATTCGATCTACATGGTCGTGATCACAATTTTTGGTGTTGGATACGGCGAAGTCCACCCGATCGACAGCACCGGGATGAAAGTCTTTACGGCTTTCATCATCATCGCCGGTTGTTCGTCGGGGATCTATGTCGTCGGCGGATTTGTACAAATGGTTGCCGAGGGCGAATTCTATCGAGCGTTGGGAGCAAGGCGGATGAGCAAAGGGATCGAACAAACATCCAACCATGTGATCATCTGCGGCTTTGGGCGAGTCGGACGCAATTTGGCCGAGGAGCTCAGATCGCTCGACCAACCGTTCGTCTGCATCGATGAAAAGCCCGACCGTATCGTGCAAGCCGAGGAGTTGGGCTATCTCGTAGTGACCGGCAACGCAGGCGAAGAGGAGACGTTGATCAAGGCTGGCATCCATCGTGCCGCGTACCTGGCCACGGTCTTGCCCGAGGATGCCGCCAATGTCTTCATCACGCTGACGGCTCGAGAGCTGACGCAAGAATTGCAGATCATTGCCCGTGGCGAATCAGAATCGACTCAGCGGAAGCTTGTCCGCAGCGGGGCCAACCATGTGGTGATGCCCGAAGCGATTGGCGCCGCACGGATAGCTAACATGATCTCATGCCCGACCGCCGATTCACTGATCTCCGACGCGAGCCAAAGGAATCGCTTGAACAACGACCTGAAGGCGCTAGGGCTTGCGATTCGCGAGGTCCGCGTCGAGGGGGCTTCGGCGGTCGCCGGTGGCAAGATCGCTGATCTGAATCTTCACGATGGGATGACCCTGATCGTGGCGATCCTATCAACCGATGGTCGGATCCGCCGCAACCCCGATACGAACGAACCGATACTCCCGGGCGACATCCTGTATGTCATGTCGAGCCAAGAGAAGACGCTGGCCGTGATTCGTCAAGTCCAGGCGCAACGCGCCGAACTCACCTATCGTGGCTCGCGCGTTCAATCCTAA
- a CDS encoding bL17 family ribosomal protein, with protein MRHRRKGRVLGRSPSHRKAMYKNLASSLFLTERDAEFDDNAPKVKGRVVTTLEKAKEIRPLVERCITIAKRSLAAEEESQKYATDAERGSEAWKTWRKSENWRKWSDARAPAIAARRRVLQLLGDKQAMRIVFDEMADRFRDRPGGYTRIMRLATPRLGDAGTRAILEFVGVNDRVSLKAERPSFDDDSDSAADDEVATEEETAAKE; from the coding sequence ATGCGACATCGACGAAAAGGGCGTGTTCTCGGCCGCAGTCCGAGCCACCGCAAGGCAATGTACAAGAACCTGGCTAGCAGCTTGTTCCTCACCGAACGAGATGCAGAGTTTGATGATAACGCGCCAAAGGTTAAAGGCCGCGTTGTCACTACTTTGGAAAAGGCCAAGGAAATTCGCCCGCTAGTGGAACGCTGCATCACGATCGCTAAACGATCGTTGGCAGCTGAGGAAGAGTCGCAGAAGTACGCGACCGACGCCGAACGCGGATCCGAAGCTTGGAAGACTTGGCGTAAGAGCGAAAACTGGCGGAAGTGGAGCGACGCTCGTGCTCCAGCCATTGCCGCTCGACGTCGTGTTTTGCAATTGCTCGGCGACAAGCAAGCGATGCGGATCGTATTCGACGAAATGGCAGACCGCTTCCGCGATCGTCCAGGCGGATACACTCGTATCATGCGTTTGGCGACTCCGCGTCTAGGCGATGCCGGTACCCGAGCGATCCTCGAATTTGTTGGCGTTAACGACCGCGTGAGCCTGAAGGCAGAACGACCATCGTTCGACGACGACAGCGATTCGGCAGCTGACGATGAAGTCGCAACCGAAGAAGAGACCGCAGCGAAAGAGTAA
- a CDS encoding TonB-dependent receptor, whose protein sequence is MHLSPRIPTSEPIDTHQKALQVNLDPRRYGTFAEIGAGQEVVRWFFRVGGGAGTIAKSMSAYDMKVSDAIYGRASRYVCRERLQAMLDYEHKLNLDRLKDVRGDTTAFFAFADTVSARNFQGTNDCHGWIGVKFQAHPRDDDSQIIIHVRMLDNEAALQQEALGIVGVNLVHGAFALNHEPELLVDSLLDGLSTSRIEIDMIEFSGIAFRHVDNRLMSLKLVELGLTGAAMFAANGDVLQPSEFFHRKPILVERGSFRPVCNVNLDMLHCAHEKFTQLPSVQGKEVAQVMEITMRNLKAEGEIDLRDFLARADVMSACGMTVLISDYFQYYRLASYLSRYTKESIAITMGAASLLDLFDEKYYAGLEGGILESFGRLFKNDLKIYCYPLRDQTTGEMTTCENLEIKPELQKLYGYLKDRGGINDLDNFNSDCLNIFSRDVLCKIKQGDMSWESMVPPPVADVIKSRSYFEYQAT, encoded by the coding sequence ATGCATTTGTCACCACGAATTCCCACATCCGAACCAATCGACACGCACCAAAAGGCGCTGCAGGTTAATCTCGATCCACGACGCTACGGCACGTTTGCAGAGATCGGTGCCGGCCAAGAAGTGGTACGGTGGTTCTTTCGTGTCGGAGGCGGTGCGGGGACGATCGCCAAGAGCATGTCGGCTTATGACATGAAAGTCAGCGACGCGATTTACGGTCGAGCCAGCCGATACGTCTGCCGCGAGCGTTTGCAGGCGATGCTCGATTACGAACACAAACTGAACCTCGACCGCTTGAAGGATGTTCGCGGCGACACGACTGCATTTTTTGCATTCGCCGACACCGTTTCGGCGCGAAACTTCCAAGGGACCAACGACTGCCACGGTTGGATCGGAGTCAAATTCCAGGCGCATCCGCGCGATGACGACAGCCAGATCATCATCCACGTGCGGATGTTGGACAACGAAGCGGCGCTGCAACAAGAAGCGTTGGGCATCGTCGGCGTGAATCTTGTTCACGGCGCGTTCGCTCTCAATCATGAACCCGAACTTTTAGTCGATTCGCTGCTGGACGGACTTTCGACGTCGCGGATCGAGATCGACATGATCGAGTTTTCGGGGATCGCGTTTCGCCACGTCGACAATCGGTTGATGAGTCTGAAACTGGTCGAACTGGGACTCACCGGCGCCGCCATGTTCGCCGCCAACGGCGACGTTTTGCAGCCATCGGAATTCTTTCACCGCAAACCGATCCTGGTCGAACGCGGCAGCTTCCGTCCCGTCTGCAATGTCAACTTGGACATGCTGCACTGCGCCCACGAAAAGTTCACGCAACTGCCAAGCGTCCAAGGAAAAGAAGTTGCCCAGGTGATGGAGATCACGATGCGGAACTTAAAAGCCGAAGGGGAGATCGATCTCCGCGACTTCCTGGCTCGCGCCGACGTGATGTCCGCCTGCGGCATGACCGTGCTGATCTCCGACTACTTTCAGTACTATCGCCTGGCGTCGTACCTGTCGCGATACACCAAAGAGAGCATCGCGATCACGATGGGAGCGGCCAGCCTGTTGGATCTATTCGACGAGAAATATTACGCCGGACTGGAAGGCGGAATCCTCGAATCGTTTGGCCGATTGTTCAAGAACGATCTGAAAATCTATTGCTATCCGCTGCGCGACCAGACGACGGGCGAGATGACGACGTGTGAGAATCTGGAGATCAAACCCGAACTGCAGAAACTGTACGGCTACCTGAAAGACCGCGGCGGGATCAACGACTTGGACAACTTCAATTCCGACTGCCTGAACATCTTCTCGCGCGACGTGCTGTGCAAGATCAAGCAGGGAGACATGAGTTGGGAATCGATGGTTCCCCCACCCGTCGCCGACGTCATCAAATCTCGCAGTTATTTCGAATACCAGGCGACATGA
- a CDS encoding aldo/keto reductase has translation MQRQLFGKTGLRIPPVVFGSTSLGNLFAEVPDEAKQQVVAEWFRRVEAPVFIDSAGKYGAGMSLEIIGRELSRLNIDPADVVISNKLAWTRQPLVGDEPTFEPGAWFGLTHDARQEISYEGILRCYHQGNELLGDYQAGLVSVHDPDEYLAAATDPADRKQRWHDIEEAYRALGELRSDGKVLGVGVGAKDWTSIRDVCDRVDLDWVMLANSLTIMKHPPELLAFIEQLDEAGVGILNAAVFNAGFALGGKFYDYRVVTGESAEDRELLDWRQRFQTACQRFDVAPAAACLEFARSVPGIQAVAISSSSPHNIARTVAAVDGAAPPSFWSHLKEMHVIDPSFPFLG, from the coding sequence ATGCAACGACAGCTGTTTGGCAAAACCGGTTTACGAATTCCGCCGGTCGTATTCGGTTCGACCAGCTTGGGGAACCTGTTTGCCGAGGTCCCCGACGAGGCGAAGCAGCAGGTCGTTGCTGAGTGGTTTCGCCGCGTCGAAGCCCCTGTCTTTATCGACTCCGCCGGCAAGTACGGCGCTGGGATGTCGTTGGAGATCATCGGTCGCGAGCTGTCGCGGCTGAACATCGATCCCGCCGACGTGGTGATCAGCAACAAGCTTGCTTGGACTCGCCAGCCGCTGGTTGGCGATGAGCCTACGTTTGAACCGGGTGCTTGGTTTGGGCTGACGCACGACGCGCGGCAGGAGATCAGTTACGAAGGGATCCTCCGCTGCTATCACCAAGGGAACGAACTGCTTGGTGATTACCAAGCCGGTCTGGTTTCGGTCCACGATCCCGATGAGTATCTCGCTGCGGCGACTGATCCCGCCGATCGCAAGCAGCGTTGGCACGACATCGAAGAAGCCTATCGTGCGCTAGGTGAGCTGCGCAGCGACGGGAAGGTCTTGGGCGTTGGCGTGGGAGCCAAGGATTGGACTTCGATCCGCGACGTCTGCGATCGCGTCGATCTCGACTGGGTGATGCTGGCCAACTCGCTGACGATCATGAAACATCCGCCGGAGTTGCTGGCGTTTATCGAACAGTTGGATGAAGCCGGAGTCGGGATCTTAAACGCCGCGGTCTTTAACGCCGGCTTCGCGCTCGGCGGCAAGTTCTACGACTACCGTGTCGTCACCGGCGAATCGGCCGAAGATCGCGAGCTGCTCGATTGGCGGCAGCGTTTTCAAACCGCGTGTCAGCGGTTCGACGTCGCGCCGGCAGCCGCCTGCCTGGAGTTTGCTCGCAGCGTCCCAGGAATCCAAGCTGTCGCGATCAGCAGTTCCAGTCCGCACAACATCGCACGAACCGTAGCGGCGGTCGACGGCGCGGCGCCACCAAGCTTCTGGTCGCATCTAAAGGAGATGCACGTGATCGATCCGTCGTTCCCGTTCTTGGGATAG
- a CDS encoding DUF6807 domain-containing protein codes for MTLTTRSLLSSLLAAWCLLASPIAAADLQVKETDAAIEIASDGKSVLVYNKQSPPVPDGIDPIYHRSGFLHPVASPAGNVVTAAFPADHPHQQGIFSAWVRTNYDGREIDFWNLAGGVGRVSHERVVKTFTENESAGFEVDLIHHTVAEPKVDILRERWRITVQPTDGSYRCFDLQTTQQALTDKPLTVKKYHYGGVATRGPARWSLPSGKKAAAKTSDADNEKPSEPISEIVDEHGHDRIAGNHHPTRWVTLSGTEEGEVVCITMLGHADNFRAPQPARLHPSMPYFCFAPCVTGEFQITKDQPYEASFRFLVTDGKPDPAWIEQQWQAWCGDKAE; via the coding sequence ATGACATTGACGACACGATCGCTACTTTCAAGCCTGCTTGCGGCCTGGTGTTTACTGGCATCCCCAATCGCCGCCGCCGACCTGCAAGTGAAGGAGACCGACGCGGCGATCGAGATCGCCAGCGACGGCAAGTCGGTGTTGGTCTATAACAAGCAATCGCCGCCGGTCCCCGACGGAATCGATCCGATCTATCACCGCAGCGGATTCCTGCATCCTGTCGCTTCGCCGGCCGGAAACGTCGTCACCGCAGCGTTTCCAGCGGACCATCCGCACCAACAGGGAATCTTCAGCGCGTGGGTGAGGACCAACTACGACGGACGCGAGATCGACTTCTGGAATCTTGCCGGAGGCGTCGGACGCGTGTCGCATGAACGCGTCGTCAAGACGTTTACCGAAAATGAATCGGCAGGGTTCGAGGTCGACCTGATTCACCATACGGTCGCCGAACCGAAGGTCGATATACTGCGTGAGCGTTGGCGAATCACGGTCCAACCGACCGACGGATCCTACCGCTGCTTCGATCTACAAACGACTCAGCAAGCACTGACCGACAAGCCGTTGACAGTTAAAAAGTATCATTACGGCGGCGTTGCGACGCGCGGCCCCGCTCGCTGGAGCCTGCCGTCGGGAAAGAAAGCTGCGGCAAAAACGAGCGACGCCGATAACGAAAAGCCGAGCGAACCGATCAGCGAGATCGTCGACGAGCACGGCCACGACCGGATCGCCGGGAACCATCATCCGACGCGATGGGTGACGCTGTCGGGAACCGAAGAGGGCGAGGTGGTCTGCATCACGATGCTTGGACACGCCGATAACTTCCGAGCCCCGCAACCGGCGCGACTCCATCCCAGCATGCCCTACTTCTGCTTTGCACCTTGCGTGACGGGGGAGTTTCAGATCACCAAAGACCAGCCCTACGAAGCGAGCTTTCGATTCCTGGTCACCGATGGAAAGCCCGATCCGGCGTGGATTGAACAGCAATGGCAAGCATGGTGCGGCGACAAAGCCGAATAG
- a CDS encoding class I SAM-dependent methyltransferase, with translation MDVRSYNRDAWNRKVEQADRWTQPAGSEVIDAARAGEIRIVLTPTKPVPMAWFPPLHGTQTLCLASAGGRQAPVLAAAGARVTVFDNSPRQLDQDRFVAQRDDLDMSFEEGDMADLSRFSDESFDLIFHPCSNGFIPNVLPVWRECFRVLRPGGVLLAGFTNAVRYIFDDERKLNGNLEVRYSLPYSDLDHRNEPHIRKEIELGNPLEFGHTLEDQIGGQLNAGFMLTGFYEDRFGESDDDPLSSFLDTFIATRAVKP, from the coding sequence ATGGACGTTCGATCGTACAACCGAGATGCGTGGAACCGGAAAGTCGAACAGGCGGATCGTTGGACGCAGCCAGCCGGTTCGGAAGTCATCGACGCCGCGCGTGCCGGTGAGATTCGCATCGTTTTGACGCCGACAAAGCCTGTTCCGATGGCGTGGTTCCCGCCGCTTCATGGCACGCAGACGCTGTGCCTTGCTTCGGCCGGCGGTCGGCAGGCTCCGGTGCTCGCGGCGGCGGGGGCCCGGGTAACGGTGTTCGATAATTCACCGCGGCAACTCGATCAAGATCGTTTTGTTGCCCAGCGTGATGACCTCGATATGAGCTTCGAAGAAGGCGATATGGCTGACCTCTCTCGCTTCTCCGATGAATCGTTCGACTTGATCTTTCATCCCTGTTCGAACGGCTTCATTCCAAATGTGCTGCCCGTGTGGCGGGAGTGCTTTCGCGTGTTGCGGCCCGGTGGAGTGTTGCTGGCTGGATTCACCAATGCCGTAAGGTACATCTTCGATGATGAACGCAAATTGAATGGCAATTTGGAGGTCCGGTATTCGCTTCCGTATTCCGATCTGGACCATCGCAATGAACCGCACATCCGCAAGGAGATCGAGCTAGGGAATCCGCTCGAATTTGGGCATACCCTTGAGGATCAGATTGGTGGTCAGTTGAATGCCGGATTCATGTTAACGGGCTTTTACGAAGATCGTTTTGGTGAAAGCGACGACGACCCGCTATCGAGCTTCCTCGATACCTTCATTGCCACCCGAGCTGTTAAGCCTTGA
- a CDS encoding PP2C family protein-serine/threonine phosphatase, translating into MSAFWQAYVDATGWRIERSTGTAAHRPMLLPACTEAMMDVDSADAQPAVSKSAAETLAQAASRIADRLREFEGLLRNQEATHAVEDANAGCVPAAGHIADRLEAVLKEASAATGCDAAGLYLLDADTSHLKLRSCFGLPKSRLAQPPRALRGALGDLEALVSPVVTIEDIPRMPHWESPEDRGAAIVVAIRGGDLPLGTLWLWDDQPRDITPAQQASATLAAGRIAAELEREVIGAAVAAQTDLREEMRSASAWQNRQLPPAVPLDKDWDVAGWNEAAEAVGGDWFAWDILPDGKIAIAIASVGTSGIESALTAATARSAWQSHTGYRHKTNQVLSRVNDTLWQTSTGDQSTSLLYATVDPETGEGQFSSAGKCQGLIVNQYGYRMLASPTELLGCDPDVRPLVHTMRLLPGEALVLVSQGAIASNGSPESGRLTQQALTDSIRQELVNGPEPALSCLRRLFAKSGPANADRSIAILQRQ; encoded by the coding sequence ATGTCCGCTTTTTGGCAAGCTTATGTTGATGCGACGGGTTGGCGAATCGAACGTTCCACTGGCACCGCGGCGCACCGGCCGATGTTGTTGCCCGCCTGCACCGAGGCGATGATGGATGTTGATTCTGCCGACGCGCAGCCGGCGGTTTCAAAAAGTGCAGCGGAAACGCTTGCACAGGCCGCGTCGCGAATCGCCGACCGTTTGCGTGAATTCGAAGGTTTGCTAAGGAACCAGGAAGCGACCCACGCCGTTGAAGATGCCAACGCCGGTTGTGTCCCCGCGGCCGGGCATATCGCCGATCGTTTGGAAGCTGTTTTGAAAGAGGCGAGTGCCGCCACCGGTTGTGACGCCGCGGGCCTCTATTTGTTGGATGCCGATACCAGTCATTTGAAACTGCGTTCCTGCTTTGGGCTGCCCAAGTCGCGGTTGGCTCAACCGCCGCGGGCGCTGCGTGGCGCGTTGGGCGATCTCGAGGCGTTGGTCTCGCCGGTTGTTACGATCGAAGATATCCCGCGGATGCCGCACTGGGAGAGTCCCGAGGATCGGGGGGCTGCAATCGTCGTAGCGATTCGCGGCGGCGATCTGCCGTTGGGAACGCTGTGGCTGTGGGACGATCAGCCTCGCGACATCACCCCAGCGCAACAGGCCTCGGCAACTCTCGCTGCCGGCCGGATCGCGGCGGAGTTGGAACGCGAAGTCATTGGGGCGGCGGTAGCGGCACAGACTGATTTGCGCGAAGAAATGCGCTCCGCCAGCGCTTGGCAGAACCGGCAATTGCCTCCTGCGGTTCCCTTGGACAAAGATTGGGATGTGGCCGGTTGGAACGAAGCGGCCGAAGCGGTCGGGGGCGATTGGTTCGCCTGGGATATTTTGCCCGACGGCAAGATCGCCATCGCCATCGCTTCGGTGGGAACCAGCGGCATCGAATCGGCGTTAACCGCCGCGACCGCCCGTTCGGCTTGGCAATCGCACACCGGATACCGGCACAAGACGAATCAGGTGCTCAGCCGAGTCAACGACACGCTGTGGCAAACATCGACTGGTGACCAATCGACAAGCCTGCTGTATGCGACCGTCGATCCGGAGACGGGGGAAGGGCAGTTTTCTTCGGCTGGCAAATGTCAGGGACTGATCGTCAACCAATATGGTTACCGAATGCTCGCCTCACCGACCGAACTGCTCGGCTGTGACCCCGATGTCCGACCGTTGGTTCACACGATGCGACTGCTGCCCGGTGAGGCATTGGTCTTGGTCAGCCAAGGGGCGATCGCCAGCAACGGTTCGCCCGAATCGGGGCGGCTGACGCAGCAAGCGTTAACCGACTCGATCCGCCAGGAATTGGTCAACGGCCCCGAGCCGGCGCTATCGTGCCTACGTCGCCTGTTCGCCAAGTCGGGCCCCGCCAACGCCGATCGGTCGATCGCGATCCTGCAACGCCAGTAG
- a CDS encoding LOG family protein, translating into MTEKPDDSGSNKETRLRSPDLIEVMRKTIDRLVRDRTARGDLKILSRTLIELRYAFSVFRPYRRHRKVTVFGSARTAPSHPTFKAAEEFGRRMAAEDWMVVTGAGSGIMEAGHRGAGREHSMGLNIMLPFEQGANPVIEGDRKLVTMKYFFTRKLMFVKECHAVVSLPGGFGTLDETAEVMTLLQTGKHPMIPVVLLDAPGGTYWKEFGKFVDSQLLNGGMISPEDLRLYKITESVDEAVAELDRFYRVYHSMRYVNGKLVLRLQRPLGAAKLAAVNDRFSDIVVKGGFEQMAALPEEHSEAEIAELPRLVFLFNRRAMGRLRMLIDFINEDE; encoded by the coding sequence ATGACCGAGAAACCGGACGATTCGGGAAGCAACAAAGAGACACGGTTGCGCAGCCCCGACTTGATCGAAGTGATGCGGAAGACGATCGATCGGCTGGTCCGCGACCGGACCGCTCGCGGCGATCTGAAGATCCTCAGCCGCACGTTGATCGAATTGCGATATGCGTTCAGTGTTTTTCGCCCCTACCGGCGACATCGCAAAGTGACCGTCTTCGGGTCGGCTCGGACCGCTCCGTCGCATCCAACGTTTAAAGCGGCCGAGGAGTTTGGTCGGCGGATGGCGGCCGAGGACTGGATGGTCGTGACCGGTGCGGGTAGCGGGATCATGGAGGCGGGGCACCGCGGCGCGGGACGCGAGCATTCGATGGGGCTGAACATCATGTTGCCCTTCGAACAGGGTGCCAACCCGGTGATCGAAGGCGATCGCAAGCTGGTCACGATGAAGTACTTTTTCACTCGCAAGTTGATGTTTGTGAAAGAGTGTCACGCGGTGGTCAGCCTGCCCGGCGGCTTTGGTACGCTCGACGAAACCGCGGAAGTGATGACCCTGCTGCAAACGGGGAAGCACCCAATGATTCCAGTCGTGCTGTTGGATGCGCCCGGTGGAACGTATTGGAAGGAGTTTGGCAAGTTCGTCGATTCGCAACTGCTCAACGGCGGGATGATTTCGCCCGAGGATCTGCGGTTGTACAAGATCACCGAATCGGTCGACGAAGCGGTCGCCGAACTCGATCGCTTCTATCGTGTCTATCACAGCATGCGGTATGTCAACGGCAAGCTGGTGCTGCGGTTGCAGCGACCGTTGGGAGCGGCGAAGCTGGCGGCGGTCAACGATCGGTTCTCCGATATCGTCGTCAAAGGCGGTTTCGAGCAGATGGCTGCGCTGCCCGAGGAACACTCCGAAGCGGAGATCGCCGAATTGCCGCGGTTGGTCTTTCTGTTCAATCGCCGCGCGATGGGGCGATTGCGAATGCTGATCGACTTTATCAACGAAGACGAGTGA
- a CDS encoding DNA-directed RNA polymerase subunit alpha, translating into MHIRWRGMELPSTVEVDRETLSPTYGKFVAEPFERGFGNSVGNSLRRVLLSSLEGSAVTQIKVHGAQHEFSSIAGVMEDVTEIVLNVKSLIVRNHSESTRVITVQRNTAGDVTGNDVQTDQDVEIINNNHVLATLTEDVPFMMEMVVENGRGYVPSTEHSTGEHEIGIIPIDAVFSPVTRVRYEVEETRVGQKTNYDRLIMEIWTDGTVGPELALTESAKIMRKHLNPFVQYTELGPGIHTVARGGANSAEAQLEAKLNMPISDLRLSVRAGNCLESEQIRTVRDLVVRTEDQLIEVRNFGDTTLNEVRDKLNALGLHLGMRVPTGGLM; encoded by the coding sequence ATGCACATTCGTTGGCGTGGAATGGAATTGCCCAGCACGGTCGAAGTCGATCGTGAAACATTGTCTCCCACCTACGGCAAATTTGTGGCCGAACCGTTCGAGCGTGGATTTGGCAACAGCGTTGGCAACAGCCTGCGTCGCGTGCTGCTGTCGAGCCTCGAAGGTAGCGCCGTCACTCAGATCAAAGTGCATGGGGCACAGCACGAGTTCAGCTCGATCGCCGGCGTGATGGAAGACGTCACCGAGATCGTTCTGAACGTGAAGAGCTTGATCGTTCGCAACCACAGCGAATCGACTCGCGTGATCACCGTACAGCGCAACACCGCTGGCGATGTCACCGGAAACGATGTGCAAACCGACCAAGATGTCGAAATCATCAACAACAACCACGTCTTGGCCACCTTGACCGAAGACGTGCCATTCATGATGGAAATGGTTGTTGAGAACGGCCGCGGCTATGTACCGTCGACCGAACACAGCACCGGCGAACACGAGATCGGCATCATTCCGATCGACGCCGTTTTCAGCCCCGTGACTCGCGTTCGTTACGAAGTCGAAGAGACTCGCGTTGGTCAAAAGACCAACTACGATCGTTTGATCATGGAAATCTGGACCGACGGAACCGTTGGCCCCGAATTGGCGCTGACCGAATCGGCCAAGATCATGCGAAAGCACCTTAACCCATTCGTTCAATACACCGAATTGGGACCAGGAATCCACACCGTCGCTCGCGGCGGAGCGAATTCGGCCGAAGCTCAATTGGAAGCCAAGCTGAACATGCCGATCAGCGACCTGCGTCTTTCGGTCCGTGCAGGCAACTGCTTGGAATCCGAACAGATCCGCACAGTTCGCGATTTGGTCGTTCGCACCGAAGATCAACTGATCGAAGTCCGCAACTTTGGCGATACTACATTGAACGAAGTTCGCGACAAGCTCAATGCGTTGGGATTGCATCTGGGGATGCGGGTTCCAACTGGCGGGTTGATGTAA
- the rpsK gene encoding 30S ribosomal protein S11: protein MSKVKTKKKQRRNVVSGVAHIHATFNNTTVTITDPKGETLCWASAGTCGFKGSRKSTPFAGQMAAQQCAEKAQKFGVREVEVRVKGPGSGRENAITSLQSAGLKVKLIEDVTPIPHNGCRPRKKRRV from the coding sequence GTGTCAAAAGTTAAAACCAAGAAAAAGCAACGACGCAACGTGGTTTCGGGCGTTGCCCACATCCACGCGACCTTCAACAACACGACGGTCACGATCACAGATCCTAAGGGTGAAACCTTGTGCTGGGCCAGCGCTGGCACGTGTGGCTTCAAGGGCAGTCGCAAGAGCACTCCTTTCGCCGGTCAAATGGCAGCTCAACAATGTGCTGAGAAGGCACAGAAGTTTGGCGTTCGCGAAGTCGAAGTCCGCGTCAAAGGCCCGGGCAGTGGCCGTGAAAACGCGATCACTTCGCTGCAATCGGCTGGTTTGAAGGTCAAGTTGATCGAAGACGTGACACCGATTCCACACAACGGTTGCCGACCTCGCAAGAAGCGACGCGTCTAG
- a CDS encoding dihydrofolate reductase, giving the protein MSLTAVVAATPTGTIGLDNDMPWQLSHDLRRFKRLTMGSILIMGRKTFDSIGRPLPGRTTFVLTRDQSWSHPGVEAFTDPDAMLAAAGDRSAYVVGGAQIYTAMMPACDHLYLTRVWSQVVGDTNIEIDLHDWRCRFVERIPAGSRDSIPSEFSVWDRA; this is encoded by the coding sequence GTGTCATTGACTGCTGTTGTTGCTGCCACTCCCACCGGGACGATCGGTCTGGATAACGATATGCCGTGGCAACTGAGTCACGATCTGCGGCGTTTCAAGCGTTTGACGATGGGCAGCATTCTGATCATGGGGCGGAAGACGTTTGATTCGATCGGACGCCCGCTGCCCGGGCGAACGACGTTTGTCTTGACCCGCGACCAGTCGTGGTCGCATCCCGGCGTCGAAGCTTTCACCGATCCCGACGCGATGCTTGCGGCGGCTGGCGATCGCTCGGCCTACGTTGTCGGCGGTGCTCAAATCTACACGGCGATGATGCCGGCCTGCGACCATCTGTACCTGACGCGCGTCTGGAGCCAGGTCGTCGGAGACACGAATATCGAGATCGATCTTCACGATTGGCGATGCCGTTTTGTGGAACGCATCCCCGCCGGTTCGCGCGACAGCATTCCCAGCGAATTCAGCGTCTGGGACCGAGCCTAA
- the rpsM gene encoding 30S ribosomal protein S13, translating into MGVDVPNDKQTLYSLTYLYGVGLHTAREACERLQIDPKRKAFELTEEEVSKLAAFLESEYTVEGPLRRQLSSNISRLREVKSYRGIRHRLGLPVRGQRTKTNARTRKGPKKTVAGKKGVKDLR; encoded by the coding sequence TTGGGCGTTGATGTCCCTAACGACAAACAAACTCTATATTCGTTGACATACCTTTATGGCGTCGGATTGCATACCGCACGTGAAGCATGTGAGCGTCTGCAGATCGATCCGAAGCGCAAAGCGTTCGAGTTGACCGAAGAAGAAGTCAGTAAATTGGCCGCTTTCTTGGAAAGCGAATACACCGTCGAAGGTCCTTTGCGGCGTCAGCTGAGTTCGAATATCAGCCGATTGCGTGAAGTGAAGTCCTATCGCGGTATTCGGCACCGCTTGGGGTTGCCCGTTCGCGGTCAACGCACCAAGACCAACGCACGAACACGCAAGGGTCCCAAGAAGACTGTTGCCGGTAAGAAGGGCGTTAAGGACTTGCGGTAA